Genomic segment of Rhodococcus rhodochrous:
GCAGGGCCGCGGTGGAGGCCTCGTCGGGAAGGTGGTCGTCGTCGACCGTCAGCACTCCCGACTCGGCGACCGCGGCGAGCGACAGGGTCCGATAGCCCTCGCTGTCGAACAGGACGGTGACCCGATCGTGCTCGCAGGTCATCACCACTCCCGGTCCCCACTCGGTGTGCACCACACGAGTGTTCGGGATGAATTCCGTCGTCTCGCAGTCCGGTTGCGCAGCCCCGGTGCCCGGAAGCACGGATACCGTTGCGACCTCGTCGGACGCGCCGTCCCGGCAGGTGTCGCACCGGCCGCAGGGGTCGGCCGATGTCTCGCCGAAGTATCCGAGCAGGAACCGGCGGCGGCACCCACGGGTCTCGGCGTAGCCGCGCATCATCTCGACCCGCGATCGGTCGAGTCGCTCGCCCGACGCGGCCGTCTCGCGTGCCTGCTCGATCGCCTGACGTCGCGGGATGTCGGTTGCGGAGAGTCCACGCCGGCCGGAGACGAGAGCCCCGCACCGTTCGAGCAGGTTCACCGCATTGGACAGCCGCCGCCCCCGCACGTCGAGTTCGGTGCGCAGCCGTCCGAGCTTCATCGGCGATGCGGAGCGGACCGCCGAGAACACCCGACCGATCAACTCCTCGTCGGGGTTGTGGGTGGTGAAGAAGGTCGCGAGCGACAGATCCTCGGGACGGTAGAACATCAGGACGGTGGCCGGTTCCCCGTCGCGCCCGGCACGCCCGATCTGCTGGTAGTAGGAATCGACCGAGTCGGGCACCGAGGCGTGCACGACGAAACGCACGTCAGGCTTGTCGATGCCCATGCCGAAGGCGGAGGTCGCGACCACGACGTCGCAGCGACCGTCGAGGAATCCGAGGTGGACGTCCTCGCGCTCGGCCGCCCGCATCCCGGCGTGATAGGGGCACGCGTCGATCCCGCGTTCACGCAGGGCGTCGGCGTACCGCTCGGTGTCCTTGCGGGTCGCGGCGTAGAGGATGCCCGGACCCGGCAGGGACGCCACGGCCTCGACGACGGCGCGTCGCTTCTCACCGTCGTCGGTGTGCCTGCGCACCTCGATGTCGAGATTCGGCCGGTCGAAACCTCCGGCGACGACGAGCGGATCCCGCATGCGCAACGCCTCGACGATGTCCTCGCGGACCGGCGGTGAGGCGGTCGCGGTGAGCGCGACGACGGGTGGTCGGCCCAGGGCCTCGGCCACGTCTCCCAGGCGTAGATATTCCGGCCTGAAGTCGTGGCCCCACATGGCGACGCAGTGCGCTTCGTCGACGACGAGGAGCGAGACCTCCACGCTCCTCAGGCGCTCCAGGACCTCGTCCTTGGCGAGTTGTTCGGGAGCGAGGAAGACGTAGTCGGCGTCGTGTTCGAGCACGGCGCGCCAGTTCGCCTCGTTCTCCGACTCGCGCTGGCGCGAATTGATCGCGACCGCCTCGGGCGCCTCCGAGTGGTCCAGGCCGGCGATCTGATCGTTCTGCAGCGCGATCAAGGGGGAGACGACGACCGTCACCCCCGGTAACAGGAGTGAGGGCACCTGATAGATCGCGGATTTCCCGGAGCCGGTGGCCATCACGGCCAGGACGTCGCGTCCGTCGAGCAGCGGAACCATCGCGTCCAGCTGCTCGGGGCGAAGCGTGTCCCAGCCGAACACCTTCTGCGCGGCGGTGCAGAGTTCCTCGCGTGCATCGTCCGATGCTCGGGCGGACGACGGCCGATACGTGTTGTGCTGCAAGTGGACTCCAGAATTCGGAAGGGACTGCCCGTGACGGGGCGAGCGCAGGGTGTCTCTCGCATACCCGAGGACGTGCCCGACCCAAACGGTTGCGACGTCCCCGGCGCCGTGTCGACCCGACGGGATGTGGGTACCCGCGAGCCATACGTGCCGAGGAGGAGATATGGACGACGCTCGACCTCTCGCTCTGGTGACCGGAGCATCGCGAGGCATAGGCCGGGAGCTGGCGGCCCTGTTCGCGGCCGACGGATACGACCTCGTGCTCGCGGCGAGGTCGGACGCGCTGGACGACGTTGCCGCCGACCTGCGGACGTCCGGTGTGGAGGTGGTGTCGGTCCACGCGGATCTGCGGACTCCCGAAGGGGTCCGGGCGGTCCACGAGGCCGCCACGGCCGGAGGTCGCGTCCCGGCAGCGGTTGCGCTCAACGCCGGTGTCGGGATCGGTGGGGCGTTCGTCGACGCAGAACTCGAGGACGTTCTCTCCGTCATCGACGTCAACGTACGTTCGACGGTGCATCTGGCACACCTGTTGCTGAACGACATGTTGCGGGTCGGCTCGGGCCGGATGCTCATCACGTCGTCGGTCGTGTCGAAGATGCCCGGCCCGTACCAGGCCGTGTACAACGCGTCCAAGGCGTTCGTGCAGTCCTTCACCGACGGCGTCCGGAAGGAACTCGACGGCAGCGGGGTCACGCTCACGGCGATGCTGCCCGGGGCCACCGATACCCACTTCTTCGCACGGGCCGGGATGCTCGACACGATCCTGGGGAAGGCGCCCAAGGACGATCCGGCCCACGTCGCGCGCGACGGTTATGCCGCTCTCATGCGCGGCGAGGGGAACGTGGTGCCGGGTTCCGTGCTCGCGAAGTCGATGGCGGTCTTCGGTACGGTCGCGCCCGACGCGGTGACCTCGGCCGTCCACCGGGTCCTGGCCAAGCCTCGATCGGGGAGATGATCCGCTTCGGCAGGCGCCGCCCGCGTATCCGACGCATCGTCCGAGGCTGTTGCGACGCGGATGCGATCCGACCTGTGGCTCAGGCGGATCGCGTCCGTACTGCCGGGCGGGTGGGGTGGTCGTAGCGCACCAGGATGTCCCCGTCCGTCCCCGACTGCTCGAGCACCGAATGCTCCAGCAGCGCATCGATCGTCCAGAAATCCTCGGGGCGCGTGCGTCTTTCGAGCGCGCCCCGAGACATCGTCAGGACGACGGTGACGTCGAAGTCGAGACCACGTCCGAGGAGCATGGGGCCGGCGACGACCAGGATCTGGTCCTCCGCCGCCCGCCGCGGGCGTTCGCGCGCCGAACGGTCGGTGTCCTCGTCCCACAGACGCGGAAGCCACCGCTGATGTTCACGTACCGCGCGCAATACCTCCCTGTCGACCGCGGCGTAGTCGAACCAGTCGTGGCGGTAGCTGTACGGATCGGTGCGTCCGTGCTCGAGCCTCAGCGATGCGGGCCGGACGAAATCGTGGAGGTCGACGACGTCCGCGGCGCGGCCCCGCGTTCTCA
This window contains:
- a CDS encoding RecQ family ATP-dependent DNA helicase, whose translation is MQHNTYRPSSARASDDAREELCTAAQKVFGWDTLRPEQLDAMVPLLDGRDVLAVMATGSGKSAIYQVPSLLLPGVTVVVSPLIALQNDQIAGLDHSEAPEAVAINSRQRESENEANWRAVLEHDADYVFLAPEQLAKDEVLERLRSVEVSLLVVDEAHCVAMWGHDFRPEYLRLGDVAEALGRPPVVALTATASPPVREDIVEALRMRDPLVVAGGFDRPNLDIEVRRHTDDGEKRRAVVEAVASLPGPGILYAATRKDTERYADALRERGIDACPYHAGMRAAEREDVHLGFLDGRCDVVVATSAFGMGIDKPDVRFVVHASVPDSVDSYYQQIGRAGRDGEPATVLMFYRPEDLSLATFFTTHNPDEELIGRVFSAVRSASPMKLGRLRTELDVRGRRLSNAVNLLERCGALVSGRRGLSATDIPRRQAIEQARETAASGERLDRSRVEMMRGYAETRGCRRRFLLGYFGETSADPCGRCDTCRDGASDEVATVSVLPGTGAAQPDCETTEFIPNTRVVHTEWGPGVVMTCEHDRVTVLFDSEGYRTLSLAAVAESGVLTVDDDHLPDEASTAALPAHMEEPVA
- a CDS encoding SDR family NAD(P)-dependent oxidoreductase, with the protein product MDDARPLALVTGASRGIGRELAALFAADGYDLVLAARSDALDDVAADLRTSGVEVVSVHADLRTPEGVRAVHEAATAGGRVPAAVALNAGVGIGGAFVDAELEDVLSVIDVNVRSTVHLAHLLLNDMLRVGSGRMLITSSVVSKMPGPYQAVYNASKAFVQSFTDGVRKELDGSGVTLTAMLPGATDTHFFARAGMLDTILGKAPKDDPAHVARDGYAALMRGEGNVVPGSVLAKSMAVFGTVAPDAVTSAVHRVLAKPRSGR